In Dehalogenimonas etheniformans, one genomic interval encodes:
- a CDS encoding helix-turn-helix domain-containing protein, whose amino-acid sequence MTDDIIQKRFGERIRSLRQLRRLSQEELAFRAGIHRTYLGGIERGERNPALKNINSLADALNVSLPELFQFGETRKSK is encoded by the coding sequence ATGACCGACGATATTATCCAGAAGCGCTTTGGCGAAAGAATCAGATCTCTCAGGCAACTCAGAAGATTATCGCAGGAAGAGTTGGCTTTTAGGGCTGGTATCCACCGCACCTATCTCGGCGGTATCGAACGGGGCGAGAGAAACCCTGCACTCAAAAATATCAATTCATTAGCCGATGCCTTAAATGTAAGCCTTCCTGAACTGTTTCAATTCGGAGAAACCAGGAAGTCAAAATAA